The window TGGATGGCACATGATATCAACCGGGCTGGGGAGGATTTTTACGATGAGAGTAGAGATTATTAAAAGCAAAAGGAAGACAGGCCGAATAGAATTTTTCGCTTTGAAGAGACTTTGCTTGAATGGCACCGTGCAGTGGTATTGTGTACATGTCTATTCTTTAAGCATCAATCGTTCATTCATCTATCTACGCTTGCTGAATGCCATAGTGACTACTTGCCACGTCCTCTTCTTACGCATCCTCAGTacacaaaggaaaaaaaagacgaaaaaaaaaaagaaaccgaAACAAAGTGAATCAATGGGCCACCCTCAGATTAGCTCTCTTAATGTTCTCACCGGCAACCCGCAGCCAAGGATTGTCACTCCTACTGCTGTTGCCTGCAAATTTGGCTTTTTGGACCTTGAATCATCACCAGGTGGTTTTCACTTTGTTCGTAAGAAAAACAAGATACCGACTCGCTCCCCTTTTTACCCTCTCAAATCACCAAACTAGCTATTCCGACCGACCTTGGTAAGAATTACATCTTGTGTTGGTTGTGGCTCAGCCTGCTCCGATTGAAAACTATATCCCACTAGGGAGAAGAATAATCACGAGTCCTTGTTTTGAACCCTCACCgcggggaaaaaaaaagagacttCTCGAGGTGCAAAATTGTCGGTCATTGCGGCTACTGCGAGGAACAACCAAcaaagaggggggggaaaTTCCTACAAagacaaggacaaaaaaggaagaagagtgcaaaaaaagggtaaaagggaagaagactCGGGTGCTCGCTCAGATCTCTGTTCTTGTGATGCGGTCATTTGccagtgaagaaaaagattgcTCTTTTCTCAGAGGCTTTTCCCAGCAAAAGGATTGTGAAAAGATGTCATCACCGCGAGCACTTGCGGAGTCCGAAGTCGCGAAAGGGGGGGGAGCGCGAGGGGCAAAGGCGAGCTGGAGGGAGGCGGAGATGGGTTTACGATGAGGAGCGGATTGAAGCAGTTTGAAGCAGTTTGAAACGGAATTGAAGCGGTTTTGAAGCGGTTTTGAAACAGAATTGAAGCATATTGAAGCGTAtttgaagaacaagatggaagTGCACGTTGGGAGGCATGTTGGAAGGAGAGCACGTTGGGAGACTGTCGCTGGGCTGTTCTGGGCCGAGGTGCTGTGAGATggagggagaggaaagaTAGCACgggctggtggtgatgcgagtgagaggagagaagaggagttGGGCTGGTGCTTTGCTGGAGGGAGGAGGGAAGGTTAGTCGTTGGAGAGAATCGCAGACTACAGAGTAGAACTGCTTagcaaagggaaaagaatgtggaagaagaagaaggggaaaagaaggatgaagaagaagatggatgtgaaagaagaaggtggatgtgaaagaaaaagaagaaggaagacgacgaggaggagatgtCGCGATGCGAGTTTGGTCGATgtggaaaggggaaaaaaaagaagttcaacgaggaagaacaagaactTTATACCTGGCAAGAAGAAATGATTTCGGATTCCGGGGCAGCTCATTGTTCCGGCAGCTGTTTAATGCAAAACGCCGTTTCGTTTGCTGTTTTTGTGTGCCAGCTGGCGCAGCTGTTCAGGGTTTTGAACTGCCATCAAAGTGAGGCGTTGTTGAGGCCGGTTTTGCCAGGTGCCAGGAAGTGAAGGTGAAAGAAATTCAAGTGAGGTTGCGCGCTTGGAGTTTAGACGCGCCGGGCGGTTTATGGGGCCTTTTAGCGCTGGTGGAGGGGAGGCTGCAGGGGTCTGGTTGGACTGCTGGCGCTGTAGAAACGATGGAACGTGTTGATGTCGATTGCGTGTGGATGCGAGCGAGAATGGGATGTGCTTGAATATGCCAAGGGGACAATTGATTAATTGCCTTTTGAGAAAATACTGATTCTCGCCGCATCATCATCGAATGATGGCTCTTATTTGGGATGAGAGCCTGGATGCCGGTTAGtcagcagtagcagcgccTTCTTGTAgccaccagcgccgtctCGTTTCCTGAATGACATTCACTGCTGCGCTGGAGTACTCGACAGTCCTCGATTAATTCGTAATTCTAATTCTTGAATCCTCATAGCCTGTCTTGACTCTGTTTGCAATCATTGGAAAGCCTCGGCTCCATCTGGTCGTGGATCTTTGTCGAAGCTTCTACTCCCCCATCACTCCGGCCTCGGCGCTCTCAGCCAAACCAAGCATCCATGGCTCACTCAGACGAGCAGACTCCCCCATCCACGGCTGCTTCATCcgccaaaaagaagaaacgcGCCTCCAAAGCCTGTTCGTGCTGCCGCGCTCGCAAGATTCGCTGCGACGTGCTCAAAACCGGCGTTCCATGCACCAAATGCCAGCTCGATGGCTTCGACTGCCTTGTCCAGGCCCGCAAGAAGAGGCGCGGCAAGAATGAGCCTGCAAAggcgccgccgtcgttgAGCGACGACCTGAGGATTGACGACGCAACCAGGCCACCGGTGATGCCTCGATTGATTCCGCAGCATGCCATGTTGCACCAGGTTCCGCATTATCCCTTCTTTCGCAGCTTTGCCCCTGACGGCCAGTCCTCGCTGCTGGCCGTTTCTCaggacgatgaggatgactCGGGGGCCATTAAACATTCCAGgctggacgaagaagacataCAGTACCTGAGACGAAAAGGGGCTCTCGGCTTGCCTCCGAAGAGAGTCATGGACGAGTTTGTGTCCAACTATTTCCAGCTCTTTCATCCGTTCTTCCCCATCATCGACAAGTCTAGCTTTCTGGAAGGCTACTACAAAAACGATCGCAACGCCGCACTTCACTCTTACGGCACCAGTCTGTTACTTCTCCAAGCCATCATATTTACGGCCAGTGCGGTATGTTGATCCCATATTTGTGAGGTGTTTCGCTCATTTGACGTGGTTTTAGACGGTGCCTGCCAGCACATTGAGAGACGCCGGATTCACGTCGCGTAAAGAAGCGAGGAATCAACTGCACAAAAGAGCTCGAGTACGTTTGTCATACTTGCAGTATCCTATGGATGATTATACTCActttttttagtatttataCGACTTTGATTTTGAATCAGATGACATTACCAACATTCAAGCGCTTCTCCTGATGAGCCACTACTACCCGTCCATGGTTGAACAGAAGCACACTTGGTTTTGGGTACACCAAGCTATTAGCCTCTCGCAAGGCTTAGGATTACATAGAAACGCCGGACAAGAGCCGCAACACAAGCTTTGGGCTAGAATATGGTGGGCATGCCTGGTTCGAGATCGGCTCACTACGCTGGGCACGGGACGTCCTATGCACATCAACAGCCTGGACTGCACGGTTCCTATGCTCACGCTTGATGATCTGAAAGAGGATGGGGATAGCGAGGATGATCAAACGGTAAAGGAATTCTTTATCGAGTTTGTGAAACTGTGCCAATACATGGAGGGAGTGTTGTCGCTTCCGCACAACATCGCGACAGCGGCTGGATCACTACCTGAACAGATAGGCCTTTGTGAAGAAACTCTCCAACATTGGCGTCTCAACTTGGTGCCAAGTGCCAAGTTGCATGAGGAGAATAGCAGAGACTTCGACAAACGAGGTATTTGCACTCTGTACAGG is drawn from Trichoderma atroviride chromosome 7, complete sequence and contains these coding sequences:
- a CDS encoding uncharacterized protein (EggNog:ENOG41~TransMembrane:2 (i429-447o487-509i)) — encoded protein: MAHSDEQTPPSTAASSAKKKKRASKACSCCRARKIRCDVLKTGVPCTKCQLDGFDCLVQARKKRRGKNEPAKAPPSLSDDLRIDDATRPPVMPRLIPQHAMLHQVPHYPFFRSFAPDGQSSLLAVSQDDEDDSGAIKHSRLDEEDIQYLRRKGALGLPPKRVMDEFVSNYFQLFHPFFPIIDKSSFLEGYYKNDRNAALHSYGTSLLLLQAIIFTASATVPASTLRDAGFTSRKEARNQLHKRARYLYDFDFESDDITNIQALLLMSHYYPSMVEQKHTWFWVHQAISLSQGLGLHRNAGQEPQHKLWARIWWACLVRDRLTTLGTGRPMHINSLDCTVPMLTLDDLKEDGDSEDDQTVKEFFIEFVKLCQYMEGVLSLPHNIATAAGSLPEQIGLCEETLQHWRLNLVPSAKLHEENSRDFDKRGICTLYRALLHLIYNIVIIALHKSHHVLDESRPSGAQLPLPKVQAAAEDSTRLAVELVRLDLVKYCPTICVTAILPPLIVHLLMMRSSPDPSGRQPHIDRFNKCMVLLEQLGDIYWHASFYHDFFKLAASHSQEPTAHASATEQDPLVAFFNDHMPAKQPAGKVAEISIQAPSWRRPPTANNAENHSAKLIVAQSQDDDTVDHSSMLVTTADIQDGLLATAPTLQTASTVFGADPGDLELGDAAVSDAANLQLFEDWLDEFGYFQNIFQSA